The DNA window AAATGAAATTCTAAAGGTTAAATTTTATGGGGCAGTGCGCGAGaaatcaaatcataaataaatgatagaatTTTGAGCGTCctgaacataatatataacattaagatATATAAAGGTGTTCGGAAATGGTTGAAGTAGATGAATAGGAGGATCGCTATGACTATAGCCCTTGGTAAATTTaccaaagacgaaaaagatttatttgatattatggaTGACTGGTTACGGAGGGACCGCTTCGTTTTTGTAGGTTGGTCTGGTCTATTGCTCTTTCCTTGTGCCTATTTCGCTTTGGGGGGTTGGTTCACAGGTACAACCTTTGTAACTTCATGGTATACTCATGGATTGGCTAGTTCCTATTTAGAAGGTTGCAATTTTTTAACCGCTGCAGTTTCTACTCCTGCTAATAGTTTAGCGCATTCTTTGTTGTTACTGTGGGGTCCTGAAGCACAAGGAGATTTTACTCGTTGGTGTCAATTAGGCGGTCTGTGGGCTTTTGTTGCTCTCCACGGTGCTTTCGCATTAATAGGTTTTATGTTACGTCAATTTGAACTTGCTCGATCTGTTCAATTGCGACCTTATAATGCAATCGCATTCTCTGGTCCAATTGctgtttttgtttctgtctttctaatTTATCCACTAGGTCAATCTGGTTGGTTCTTTGCGCCTAGTTTTGGTGTAGCGGCTATATTTCGATTCATCCTCTTTTTCCAAGGGTTTCATAATTGGACATTGAACCCATTTCATATGATGGGAGTCGCTGGTGTACTGGGCGCGGCTCTGTTATGCGCTATTCATGGTGCTACTGTAGAAAATACTTTATTTGAAGATGGTGATGGTGCAAATACATTCCGTGCTTTTAACCCAACTCAAGCCGAAGAAACTTATTCAATGGTCACCGCTAACCGCTTTTGGTCACAAATCTTTGGGGTTGCTTTTTCCAATAAACGTTGGTTACATTTCTTTATGTTATTTGTACCAGTAACTGGTTTATGGATGAGTGCTCTTGGAGTAGTCGGTCTAGCTTTGAACCTACGTGCCTATGACTTCGTTTCCCAGGAAATCCGTGCAGCGGAAGATCCGGAATTTGAGACTTTCTAtactaaaaatattcttttaaacgAAGGTATTCGCGCTTGGATGGCGGCTCAAGATCAGCCTCATGAAAACCTTATATTCCCTGAGGAGGTTCTACCACGTGGAAACGCTCTTTAATGGAACTTTAGCTTTAGCTGGTCGTGACCAAGAAACCACTGGTTTCGCTTGGTGGGCCGGGAATGCCCGACTTATCAATTTATCTGGTAAA is part of the Brassica napus cultivar Da-Ae unplaced genomic scaffold, Da-Ae ScsIHWf_2673;HRSCAF=3431, whole genome shotgun sequence genome and encodes:
- the LOC125601878 gene encoding photosystem II D2 protein, whose amino-acid sequence is MNRRIAMTIALGKFTKDEKDLFDIMDDWLRRDRFVFVGWSGLLLFPCAYFALGGWFTGTTFVTSWYTHGLASSYLEGCNFLTAAVSTPANSLAHSLLLLWGPEAQGDFTRWCQLGGLWAFVALHGAFALIGFMLRQFELARSVQLRPYNAIAFSGPIAVFVSVFLIYPLGQSGWFFAPSFGVAAIFRFILFFQGFHNWTLNPFHMMGVAGVLGAALLCAIHGATVENTLFEDGDGANTFRAFNPTQAEETYSMVTANRFWSQIFGVAFSNKRWLHFFMLFVPVTGLWMSALGVVGLALNLRAYDFVSQEIRAAEDPEFETFYTKNILLNEGIRAWMAAQDQPHENLIFPEEVLPRGNAL